A single genomic interval of uncultured Pseudodesulfovibrio sp. harbors:
- a CDS encoding glycosyltransferase: MTRISVLITNYNYEKFIEEAVESVLAQTVPVHEIILVDDGSTDSSREVIEGIARRHPDVLKPVFTENQGQAGALNAAFENCTGDVVFLLDSDDTWFPEKIATMLPHLDEAGFVQHNLDMDGEKYRSFLVQAEHLRYMQDFGYMDFFSPTSALGFRREVLDKVFPLPYTEELRICADAVITRMALFFSELRTVDVKLGTYRLHGNNGWYSQRFRGKQLTIQLFATLNKCLEEAGLPRIPMERNCQHPRPLGECVQDVDASLAALREMQKEPGHEVPCLVLEGQLLLNQERFEEALATFSRAAAKSSDLPEDVNMILQLEGLLPESGLSDELQPVSPDIAANAFFEMAVCLVRLQRYEEALAAFASVLHHAPQRLEIHLNRSDSFRYLGRFEEALNEVDTVEKINPSFPGVAETRKKVHLAMKDAGQDVPEDTGEHAEKPMNIQIQTTSVCNGKCVMCPYLDSWHKENPGVMTDETFDIIVNQLKGLDIGKICMYLENEPLVDPRLIPRMETVIKEVPFQLMEVSTNAALLSKERADQFVRTISRVPHQIWISFHGKDKRTYEGIMGLDFERTLERVIYLLKLAETTPLNITVRGSGEPMREVLRHEYSFTEAEYRTFWAEQFAKHGLTTPPAINYFRYHDRCGTIQRNNIRLQENVRDSLKGFYCPRVDTWLHFLYTGELCICCMDYHREQIFGDITANTIEEIRKSEAFTTMRDMAFGLKESPNDFICKRCISPNG, translated from the coding sequence ATGACTAGAATTTCCGTACTCATAACCAACTACAATTATGAAAAGTTCATTGAAGAGGCCGTTGAGTCGGTACTGGCCCAGACAGTCCCGGTTCATGAAATCATTCTGGTGGACGACGGCTCCACGGATTCGTCACGTGAGGTAATCGAAGGCATTGCCCGCCGCCACCCCGACGTGCTCAAGCCCGTTTTCACGGAAAATCAGGGACAGGCCGGCGCGCTCAACGCCGCCTTTGAAAACTGCACCGGTGACGTCGTCTTCCTGCTGGACAGCGACGACACATGGTTTCCGGAAAAAATCGCCACCATGCTGCCGCATCTTGATGAAGCGGGATTCGTCCAGCACAATCTGGACATGGACGGTGAGAAGTACCGTTCGTTTCTGGTGCAGGCGGAGCATCTGCGCTACATGCAGGATTTCGGGTACATGGATTTCTTTTCTCCCACCTCGGCTCTGGGATTTCGCCGGGAAGTGCTGGATAAGGTGTTCCCGTTGCCTTACACGGAGGAACTCCGCATATGCGCGGATGCGGTCATCACCCGAATGGCCCTGTTTTTCAGCGAACTGCGAACCGTGGACGTCAAGCTCGGAACATACCGGCTGCACGGGAACAACGGTTGGTACTCGCAGCGGTTCCGCGGGAAACAACTGACGATACAGCTTTTCGCGACATTGAATAAATGTCTGGAAGAGGCCGGCCTGCCCCGGATTCCCATGGAAAGGAACTGCCAGCATCCGAGACCGCTGGGCGAATGCGTGCAGGATGTGGACGCATCGCTCGCCGCACTCCGGGAAATGCAGAAGGAACCGGGGCACGAAGTCCCGTGCCTCGTGCTTGAAGGTCAGCTTCTCCTGAATCAGGAGCGGTTCGAGGAAGCTCTGGCAACTTTTTCCCGTGCCGCCGCCAAAAGCAGCGACCTGCCTGAAGATGTCAACATGATCCTGCAACTGGAGGGCCTGCTCCCCGAGAGCGGACTGTCTGACGAATTGCAACCGGTTTCACCCGACATCGCAGCGAACGCCTTTTTCGAAATGGCCGTGTGCCTGGTGCGATTGCAACGGTATGAGGAAGCGCTTGCCGCATTTGCCTCAGTCCTGCACCACGCTCCCCAGAGACTCGAAATCCACCTGAACCGCAGCGACAGCTTCCGTTATCTGGGCCGATTCGAAGAGGCGTTGAACGAAGTGGACACGGTGGAAAAGATCAACCCGTCCTTTCCGGGCGTCGCCGAGACCAGAAAGAAGGTCCATCTCGCCATGAAGGATGCAGGACAGGATGTGCCGGAAGACACCGGCGAACATGCGGAAAAACCGATGAACATCCAGATCCAGACCACCTCCGTGTGCAACGGCAAATGCGTCATGTGCCCCTATCTCGACAGTTGGCACAAGGAAAATCCCGGCGTAATGACCGACGAGACCTTCGACATCATCGTCAACCAGCTCAAGGGGCTCGATATCGGGAAAATCTGCATGTATCTCGAAAACGAGCCGTTGGTAGACCCTCGGTTGATCCCCCGGATGGAAACCGTCATCAAGGAAGTTCCGTTCCAGCTCATGGAGGTTTCCACCAACGCGGCACTCTTGTCCAAGGAACGGGCCGACCAGTTCGTGCGAACCATTTCACGCGTTCCGCACCAGATATGGATCAGCTTCCACGGCAAGGACAAACGCACCTATGAAGGCATCATGGGGCTGGATTTCGAAAGAACCCTTGAGCGAGTCATCTATCTCCTGAAACTTGCGGAGACCACTCCTCTGAACATTACGGTCAGGGGGTCGGGAGAGCCGATGCGGGAAGTCCTGCGTCACGAATACTCCTTTACGGAGGCCGAGTACCGCACATTCTGGGCCGAGCAGTTCGCCAAGCACGGACTCACGACGCCTCCGGCAATCAATTATTTCCGCTATCATGACCGGTGCGGCACCATTCAGCGCAACAACATCCGTTTGCAGGAGAACGTCCGCGACAGCCTCAAGGGTTTCTATTGCCCCCGCGTGGATACGTGGCTGCATTTCCTTTACACGGGAGAACTCTGCATCTGCTGCATGGATTATCACCGGGAGCAGATATTCGGCGACATCACGGCCAATACCATCGAGGAAATCCGAAAGAGCGAAGCCTTCACGACCATGCGCGACATGGCATTCGGCCTGAAGGAATCACCGAACGATTTCATCTGCAAGCGATGCATCAGCCCGAACGGCTAG
- a CDS encoding tetratricopeptide repeat protein: MTVPDKQILMDQAAEAVQHADWETALSHYGTLLEHYPEHCDAYLGYGNCLLHLERDFDEAERIFREATQRFPDNRQAAERVAHVTRRTGRLNKALQLYDALRKRFPAYPTATIGYADILTATGKADEAEAVLREFIKSYPDFYAPYGTLMNIVSSQNRNEEFLALAREAKSRFSDIPSMHNAEARALISFRRYTEASEVYRDVNALTPTSSVGLVGLLWVATLQEDLAEAEKHYAAVRRQFPDNLQGPMFYARMFYNLQFLKQADAILEELIAAFPNQIAPLLLSAQVAEKSDADQLVLERYQLAAQRFPQNYQAQSGYGKALLGQGWEQQAKQHYQDLMDRFPMRPGPCLHFARLEILAGNDDAAYECMKNLDARFSDGYPGRLVSGILAPSRGDFDHEETLFSAWAERFPRRIDLHLGFVRMMA, encoded by the coding sequence ATGACTGTACCTGACAAACAAATCCTGATGGACCAAGCCGCAGAAGCTGTTCAACACGCTGACTGGGAAACGGCGCTGTCGCATTACGGCACGCTGTTGGAGCATTACCCTGAACATTGTGACGCCTATTTGGGATACGGCAACTGCCTGCTGCATCTGGAACGGGATTTCGATGAAGCCGAGCGGATTTTTCGTGAGGCAACACAGCGATTCCCGGACAACCGGCAGGCCGCCGAACGTGTGGCCCACGTCACCCGGCGTACAGGCCGTCTGAACAAGGCTCTGCAACTGTACGACGCCCTGCGGAAACGGTTTCCGGCATACCCGACAGCAACCATCGGGTATGCGGATATCCTGACCGCGACCGGCAAGGCGGATGAAGCGGAAGCCGTCCTCAGGGAATTCATCAAGAGCTATCCCGATTTTTACGCCCCCTACGGCACGCTCATGAATATCGTGTCGAGCCAGAACCGGAATGAGGAGTTTCTGGCTTTGGCCCGCGAAGCGAAAAGCCGATTTTCCGATATCCCGTCAATGCACAACGCAGAAGCACGCGCATTGATATCTTTCAGAAGATACACGGAAGCGAGTGAGGTTTACCGAGACGTGAACGCCCTGACTCCCACCTCTTCGGTGGGATTGGTCGGGCTGTTGTGGGTCGCGACCCTGCAAGAGGATCTGGCTGAAGCCGAAAAGCACTATGCGGCTGTACGCAGGCAGTTTCCAGACAACCTGCAAGGCCCCATGTTCTATGCCAGAATGTTCTACAATCTCCAGTTTCTCAAACAGGCCGACGCCATCCTTGAAGAATTGATAGCAGCGTTTCCGAACCAGATCGCACCGCTCTTGCTTTCCGCGCAGGTGGCGGAAAAGTCGGATGCCGACCAGCTCGTCCTTGAGCGGTATCAATTGGCGGCACAGCGATTCCCGCAGAATTATCAGGCGCAATCAGGCTACGGCAAGGCACTTCTCGGACAGGGGTGGGAACAGCAGGCCAAGCAGCATTATCAGGACCTGATGGACCGTTTTCCGATGCGCCCCGGCCCCTGCCTGCACTTCGCCCGTCTGGAGATACTGGCCGGAAACGACGATGCGGCATACGAATGCATGAAAAATCTCGACGCACGTTTTTCGGACGGATATCCGGGGCGTCTGGTGTCCGGCATCCTCGCGCCCAGCCGCGGCGATTTTGACCACGAGGAGACGCTTTTTAGCGCTTGGGCGGAACGGTTTCCCCGACGCATCGACCTGCATCTCGGTTTCGTACGAATGATGGCCTGA
- a CDS encoding TIGR04372 family glycosyltransferase has product MDDCEKRRTVTTGETFRPQAMVPEMDYAHARLSLVLEGDCPLCGRRTSVELVGFSPGETVPCHHCSASLNPDCDEVKRLGRDLVMASMDRLEDRLGPWPEFTHVRKGTISNFDCHSVLLAYLEDVEVGVEDQNELSLIMHMTAALKPWLLVRFGAVQSAFFGHLTINVEDYLCEREVGVTPSDTFDVFCYDQMVSNLYLKKKWDALLTTSQGATLLSTYLPRESPHASVRFLFNHNGNDAHQTWHRSRIHLTFTDAEHDRARLELERMGIPEDAEYVCMGERSALYRKQVYADDSRMQNFTSRDSDFDQYALAAEALAGRGYYVLRMGALVDRELKNSHPAIIDYAGKHRSEFMDIYLGATCRFFVTPPSGVSSVASICRRPIVFTDYSYLSLLHHWMHNIIFLPPHLYRAKTGKRLCLAEYCLLRRPSFSLEQFGVSCEPNSREEVLQACLEMDDRLSGRWNEAPEDAELQARFKEQLERYACGLKGLNDGWLWAEGASFLASAGTAFLRENPDFLAEPDRNLRPSFVRNRDAGRCVGETVPPKR; this is encoded by the coding sequence ATGGATGACTGTGAAAAACGCCGGACGGTGACGACGGGAGAAACTTTTCGACCGCAGGCCATGGTGCCGGAAATGGATTATGCCCACGCCCGACTGTCGCTGGTTCTTGAAGGCGATTGCCCCCTGTGCGGAAGGAGAACCTCTGTCGAGTTGGTCGGTTTTTCTCCGGGAGAGACGGTCCCTTGCCACCATTGCAGCGCTTCCCTGAATCCGGATTGTGATGAGGTGAAGCGTCTGGGGCGTGATCTGGTCATGGCATCCATGGACCGCCTTGAAGATAGGTTGGGTCCCTGGCCGGAGTTTACGCATGTCAGAAAGGGGACGATTTCCAATTTCGATTGCCATTCCGTGCTGCTCGCCTACCTTGAGGACGTTGAGGTTGGCGTTGAGGACCAAAATGAACTGTCGCTGATAATGCATATGACTGCCGCGTTGAAGCCTTGGCTTCTTGTGCGCTTCGGTGCGGTGCAGAGCGCCTTCTTCGGGCATTTGACCATCAACGTCGAAGATTACCTGTGCGAACGCGAAGTGGGAGTAACCCCCTCGGATACGTTTGACGTGTTCTGTTATGACCAAATGGTTTCCAACCTGTATCTCAAGAAAAAATGGGATGCGCTGCTGACCACCTCGCAGGGAGCGACGCTGCTATCGACCTACCTGCCCCGGGAAAGTCCGCATGCCTCCGTACGCTTCCTGTTCAATCACAACGGCAATGACGCACACCAGACATGGCACCGATCCCGGATTCATTTGACTTTTACCGACGCCGAGCACGACAGGGCACGGCTGGAACTGGAGCGCATGGGCATTCCCGAAGACGCCGAATATGTCTGCATGGGAGAACGGAGCGCCCTGTACCGTAAACAGGTTTACGCCGATGACAGCCGAATGCAGAATTTCACTTCCCGGGATTCCGATTTCGATCAGTATGCACTGGCGGCAGAAGCGCTGGCCGGGCGTGGATATTATGTGCTTAGAATGGGTGCTCTGGTTGATCGAGAACTGAAAAATAGCCATCCGGCAATCATTGATTACGCCGGGAAGCACCGTTCAGAATTCATGGATATCTATCTCGGTGCCACTTGCCGATTCTTTGTGACGCCCCCTAGCGGGGTCAGCAGTGTCGCTTCCATTTGCAGAAGGCCTATCGTGTTTACGGATTACAGCTACCTGTCTCTGCTACACCACTGGATGCACAACATCATTTTTCTTCCCCCTCATCTCTATCGTGCGAAAACCGGTAAGCGCCTGTGCCTTGCGGAGTATTGCCTTTTGCGCCGCCCTTCATTCAGTTTGGAACAATTTGGAGTTTCCTGCGAGCCGAATTCCCGTGAAGAAGTATTGCAAGCGTGTCTGGAGATGGACGACCGGCTGTCTGGTCGATGGAATGAAGCCCCTGAAGATGCCGAACTGCAAGCCCGATTCAAGGAACAGCTCGAGCGGTACGCCTGTGGCTTGAAGGGATTGAACGACGGATGGCTCTGGGCCGAGGGGGCTTCGTTTCTTGCCAGTGCGGGAACGGCGTTTCTGCGGGAGAACCCCGATTTTCTGGCTGAGCCGGACAGAAACCTCAGGCCATCATTCGTACGAAACCGAGATGCAGGTCGATGCGTCGGGGAAACCGTTCCGCCCAAGCGCTAA